The following are encoded in a window of Magnetospirillum sp. 15-1 genomic DNA:
- a CDS encoding HU family DNA-binding protein translates to MNKSELIAAVADGANMTKADAASAIDAVFEAITAAMKSGDDVRLVGFGSFSVSARPARQGRNPQTGKTLTIAASKSAKFTAGKTLKDTINGR, encoded by the coding sequence ATGAACAAGTCCGAATTGATCGCCGCCGTCGCCGATGGTGCCAACATGACCAAGGCCGACGCGGCAAGTGCTATCGACGCCGTATTCGAAGCCATCACCGCCGCCATGAAATCGGGCGATGACGTGCGTCTTGTTGGCTTCGGGTCTTTCTCGGTTTCTGCCCGTCCTGCCCGTCAAGGCAGGAATCCGCAAACTGGCAAGACCCTCACCATCGCGGCCAGCAAGTCTGCCAAATTTACCGCCGGAAAGACCCTCAAGGACACCATCAATGGCCGATGA